Proteins encoded together in one Lathyrus oleraceus cultivar Zhongwan6 chromosome 5, CAAS_Psat_ZW6_1.0, whole genome shotgun sequence window:
- the LOC127082620 gene encoding uncharacterized protein LOC127082620, whose amino-acid sequence MADILYCKDLHQPLQDKGTKPTVKSDDDWNVMNRKTVGQIRQWIDQSVFHHVAQETVAYTLWTKLETLYERKTTQNKAYTIWRLVNLKYRETRSVSEHLSDFQRLINQLTNMKMVLEDELQALLLLSSLPDNWDTLVVSLSNSAPQGVLTLDIVKDSMFNEESRRKEQGMPS is encoded by the coding sequence ATGGCAGACATACTTTATTGCAAGGATTTGCATCAACCGTTGCAAGATAAAGGGACGAAGCCAACCGTCAAGTCAGATGATGATTGGAATGTGATGAATAGGAAAACCGTTGGACAAATTCGACAATGGATAGATCAAAGTGTCTTCCATCACGTTGCGCAAGAAACAGTTGCGTACACATTATGGACGAAACTAGAAACATTGTACGAGAGAAAGACAACCCAGAATAAAGCCTATACTATTTGGCGATTGGTGAATCTCAAGTATAGAGAAACCCGAAGTGTTTCCGAACACTTGAGCGATTTTCAAAGATTGATAAATCAACTGACCAATATGAAGATGGTTCTTGAAGATGAATTGCAAGCTTTGTTATTATTAAGTTCCTTGCCAGACAATTGGGATACACTTGTGGTTTCATTGAGTAACTCGGCACCACAAGGTGTTCTAACATTGGACATAGTAAAAGATAGCATGTTCAATGAAGAATCCCGACGGAAGGAACAAGGAATGCCGTCATAA